The genomic stretch CAAACAGAATGCCAGACCCTTTCTTGTCTTGCTCTCGCCAACGATCACGTACCTCCGCATTATAGCGATCATAATGAGCCTCGTAAGTGATAACCGATCCAAGCTGCTTTTCCTTTACGAGCTGTTTAATCGTGAGGAAATCACTGTCGTATCGTCTGTTATGGTACACGCTTAGCAAACGATCATTTTCTTCTGCAACCGCAATGAGACGCTCCCCTTCTTCTACACTAACAGTGAAGGGCTTTTCAAGAACAACATGCTTCCCTGCTTCAAGAGCCTGTTTGGCCATTGGAAAATGAAACTCATTCGGTGTCGTGATAATGACCAGCTCGATTTCCTCATCGGTTAACAACTCCTCCATAGACGACACAACATTCACCTCTGGAAATGAATGATGGACCTTGTCTGGATTCGAAGAAACGACTGTTGAAATCGTTAACCCCTCTACCGCTTTAATGACAGGTGCATGAAACGTCGCCCCTGAAAATCCAAAGCCAACTATACCTACTTTCACTTTTCTCATTTTTTCACTCCCGCGTTATAAGCCTTTTGACCCCTTTTTCAATTCGACAAGAATACACAAATTACTCGACTTCTTTTTCCAAATTTTGATACTAATAAACGATTATACTAATGTTCAGACGGGTATTTATGTAATGAATCCGAAACATTTGTAAAGAAGGTGGCTTTATTATGAAAAAAACCCTTTATTCCCCTATTATGATCAGTTTCATTCTTGGTTTACTTGCTTCTCTCATTTATTCGATCATTCTAGCAGCAGGCGGCTATCATCACACTGGATTAGCTGGCTTCTTTTCAATTCTTACCATCCTAGTAGCTTATCTTCTACTTTCGACGTACTGGCTTCCGACCCTTCTTGAAATAAAAACGACGATTGCGCTCGGAGCGGGAATTACGTTCCATGTCATTAGTTCTTTCACGCTCGTCGTTATGATGGCAAGTACGTTACCGGAAATTTCAGAACTGCTTCTCCCTTACTTAAGTA from Bacillus sp. Cs-700 encodes the following:
- a CDS encoding oxidoreductase, which produces MRKVKVGIVGFGFSGATFHAPVIKAVEGLTISTVVSSNPDKVHHSFPEVNVVSSMEELLTDEEIELVIITTPNEFHFPMAKQALEAGKHVVLEKPFTVSVEEGERLIAVAEENDRLLSVYHNRRYDSDFLTIKQLVKEKQLGSVITYEAHYDRYNAEVRDRWREQDKKGSGILFDLGSHLIDQALTLFGKPDGVYADILAQREEGKTDDYFHLILHYGKKRVILHGGSLVKKHGPRYQLHGIEGSFLKWGIDPQEEALIAGRVPGELGWGEEAREQFGVLTNEEGDHEVKTLPGSYQTYYKEVYQALKEDSAPPVTAEEALNVIKVIELAFKSSEEKKVMHWV